From one Methanomassiliicoccales archaeon genomic stretch:
- a CDS encoding 50S ribosomal protein L30e: MIDIGRALKIADSTGTVVFGERETEKAVRSGEAQLVIIASNYKNDFLTSGEHEVKMHRYKGNNMELGALCGKPFSVSALAILDKGSSNILSLG, from the coding sequence ATGATAGATATTGGAAGGGCTTTGAAGATAGCTGATTCCACCGGGACGGTGGTATTCGGAGAGAGGGAGACTGAGAAAGCTGTTAGGTCTGGAGAGGCCCAGCTGGTCATCATTGCTAGCAATTACAAGAATGATTTCCTCACATCCGGCGAGCACGAAGTGAAAATGCACAGGTACAAGGGCAACAACATGGAATTGGGCGCCCTCTGCGGGAAGCCTTTCTCCGTTTCGGCACTTGCAATATTGGACAAAGGCTCCTCCAACATTCTTTCCCTGGGATAA
- a CDS encoding NusA-like transcription termination signal-binding factor — MPDITFTAETLRYISLFESVTKTRVKDCLEAEDKLVFVVEPGQANRAVGKAGENVIRLKNTTGKNIQVIEYSDEPEKFIRNVFYSYGVQKVEIESRGNIVHATVTVDPKVKGRAIGKNGRNLKIARDVVNRHHDIQSISVA, encoded by the coding sequence ATGCCAGACATTACTTTCACCGCGGAAACCCTGAGGTACATCTCACTGTTCGAGAGTGTGACCAAGACCAGGGTCAAGGATTGCTTGGAAGCCGAAGATAAACTGGTGTTCGTAGTCGAACCGGGACAGGCCAACCGGGCCGTAGGTAAGGCCGGTGAGAACGTTATCCGGCTGAAGAACACCACTGGAAAGAACATCCAGGTGATCGAGTACTCTGACGAGCCGGAGAAGTTCATCAGGAACGTGTTCTACTCCTACGGAGTGCAGAAGGTGGAGATCGAGAGCCGGGGAAACATCGTCCACGCAACCGTGACGGTGGATCCCAAGGTCAAGGGACGGGCCATCGGCAAGAACGGCCGTAACCTCAAGATCGCCAGGGACGTCGTCAACAGACACCACGACATCCAGAGCATCAGCGTGGCCTAG
- a CDS encoding radical SAM protein translates to MSIEYMEADSAFVGLLPKGCELCRRGSKMVLLITGRCQTGCFYCPLSGRKKGQDVMFANELLVEDENDILDEARLIDAEGTGITGGDPLWDLEKSVRIVGLLKDAFGTSHHIHLYTSTIDINSYLRLEEAGLDEIRVHPPLAFWDRMETTELEGVRRSIDMDIGLEVPLIPGEGRRLRSLIEYANEIDLDFINLNELEFSETNCEAFLERGFEVKDDISSAVRGSEELGMEMLRLDLGISRHYCSSSFKDRIQLRKRIMRRAENVALPLDIITDEGTLYKGVIESQDMEGVISLLVKVYDVPDDLFRIDLDKGRVEVAPWVLEEIAQELKLPAFLVEEYPTADRLEVEREPLNDSARSRPR, encoded by the coding sequence GTGTCAATAGAATACATGGAGGCTGACTCCGCGTTCGTGGGTCTTCTACCAAAAGGATGCGAACTCTGCAGACGAGGCTCGAAGATGGTACTTCTCATCACTGGAAGATGTCAAACTGGGTGTTTCTACTGCCCGCTTTCCGGGAGGAAGAAGGGGCAGGACGTCATGTTCGCAAACGAGCTTCTTGTCGAGGATGAAAATGACATTCTGGACGAGGCGAGGCTGATCGATGCCGAGGGGACCGGTATCACCGGGGGCGATCCACTTTGGGATCTGGAGAAGAGTGTCAGGATCGTTGGACTTCTGAAGGATGCCTTCGGTACTTCTCACCACATCCATCTCTACACCTCAACCATCGACATCAATTCATACCTGAGGCTTGAGGAGGCAGGCTTGGATGAGATAAGGGTACATCCGCCCCTGGCCTTCTGGGATAGAATGGAGACCACCGAACTGGAGGGCGTTCGCAGGTCCATTGACATGGATATCGGTCTTGAGGTCCCTCTAATACCCGGTGAGGGAAGAAGGCTGAGATCGCTTATCGAATACGCCAATGAGATCGACCTTGACTTCATCAACCTTAATGAGTTGGAATTCTCTGAAACAAACTGCGAAGCGTTCCTGGAGAGGGGCTTCGAGGTTAAGGATGACATTTCAAGCGCGGTCAGGGGCAGCGAGGAGCTGGGCATGGAGATGCTGCGGCTCGACCTGGGCATCTCGAGGCACTACTGTTCCTCCAGCTTCAAGGATCGAATACAGCTCAGAAAGAGGATAATGAGGCGAGCGGAGAATGTGGCTCTCCCTCTCGATATCATAACCGATGAGGGGACACTATACAAGGGCGTCATCGAGTCCCAAGATATGGAAGGGGTGATCAGCCTTCTCGTAAAAGTGTACGATGTGCCAGATGACCTCTTTAGGATCGATCTGGACAAGGGAAGGGTAGAAGTGGCTCCTTGGGTCCTCGAGGAGATAGCTCAGGAGCTGAAGCTACCGGCATTTCTGGTGGAGGAATACCCCACTGCCGATAGGTTAGAGGTGGAAAGAGAGCCTTTGAACGATTCCGCTCGTTCTAGGCCACGCTGA
- the pyrF gene encoding orotidine-5'-phosphate decarboxylase gives MKEESRLILALDETRKGKALEVAEEVSDLVAAIKINWPLVLSTSPEIIDELSRISDVICDFKVADIPNTNRLIVEQTVARGAKGIIVHGFTGSDSVRAAVEAAGDVEVFVVVEMSHPGGKEFTQSASERIARIAKESGAAGVIAPATRPERIREIRSMIGDLKILSPGVGAQGGSAADAISMGADFVIVGRVIYQADSPRSAAERMYEEARRAWANRPE, from the coding sequence TTGAAGGAAGAATCCAGGTTAATTCTTGCCCTTGATGAGACCAGGAAGGGTAAGGCCCTTGAGGTGGCGGAGGAGGTCTCGGACCTCGTGGCGGCAATCAAGATCAACTGGCCTCTCGTGCTCTCCACCTCTCCAGAGATCATCGATGAGCTTTCACGAATTTCAGATGTCATATGCGATTTCAAGGTGGCTGATATCCCCAACACCAACCGGCTCATAGTGGAGCAGACGGTGGCAAGGGGCGCCAAGGGCATAATCGTTCACGGCTTCACCGGCAGCGATTCCGTTAGAGCTGCTGTTGAAGCGGCGGGTGACGTCGAGGTATTCGTCGTTGTGGAAATGAGTCACCCGGGCGGGAAGGAATTCACCCAGAGCGCTTCGGAGAGGATCGCCAGGATTGCGAAGGAGTCAGGCGCGGCTGGAGTAATCGCCCCTGCCACACGCCCCGAGAGGATCAGGGAGATACGATCGATGATTGGGGATCTGAAGATACTCTCGCCCGGGGTAGGAGCGCAGGGAGGAAGCGCAGCTGACGCCATATCCATGGGTGCGGATTTCGTCATCGTGGGAAGGGTGATATACCAGGCCGACTCCCCCAGATCAGCAGCTGAGAGAATGTACGAGGAGGCGAGGAGGGCCTGGGCAAACCGCCCCGAATGA